The following are from one region of the Salvia hispanica cultivar TCC Black 2014 chromosome 1, UniMelb_Shisp_WGS_1.0, whole genome shotgun sequence genome:
- the LOC125193009 gene encoding uncharacterized protein LOC125193009: MSESDSESEKNPISNTPVTLSADQFAELLRLSMSHKPPKQQPQDEPQPESLGEIKLLTRLDGDNCPLWARMMGRAIGGKCLTSHITGVLDPPSPTDPIYPKWQQHDHCCFNWIINNIEPSLVNQVSQYETAKDLWEGLAITYGSGVDPFQVSDQFLWALDDKYDPIKREILNKDPFPDVRTAYGIVRREVVNAGIRSSKTETKDSEIGIGLSAVDRHRGFNQPKFQSNRKEEDKSKLTCTHCGGKKHTKETCFLIHGYPEWWEDMKKARANRSSNRGGGGGRAAMAIGERATYTENRWLEHGLKVIDRKLTSPEAKRRRLRCPPVGMSALVFRRGWG; this comes from the exons ATGTCAGAATCTGACTCTGAATCCGAAAAAAACCCAATCTCAAACACCCCTGTAACCCTTTCTGCTGATCAATTCGCAGAACTTTTGAGACTAAGTATGTCTCACAAGCCTCCAAAACAACAGCCACAAGATGAACCCCAACCAGAATCGTTGGGAGAGATCAAACTCCTCACAAGGCTCGACGGGGACAATTGTCCTCTATGGGCGAGAATGATGGGAAGGGCCATCGGAGGGAAGTGCCTGACATCTCACATCACAGGAGTTTTAGACCCTCCCTCTCCAACTGATCCGATCTACCCTAAGTGGCAGCAACACGACCATTGTTGTTTCAATTGGATCATCAACAACATCGAGCCGTCTCTCGTAAACCAAGTTTCTCAATACGAAACGGCCAAAGACCTATGGGAAGGTCTGGCAATCACGTATGGCAGCGGAGTAGATCCATTCCAAGTATCGG ACCAGTTCTTGTGGGCTCTCGACGACAAGTACGATCCAATCAAGAGAGAAATTCTAAACAAGGACCCGTTCCCAGATGTTAGAACAGCTTATGGGATCGTGAGGCGAGAAGTTGTCAACGCCGGAATCCGGTCATCCAAGACCGAAACAAAGGATTCTGAAATCGGAATCGGTCTCAGTGCGGTAGACAGACATAGGGGCTTCAATCAACCCAAATTCCAGTCTAATCGCAAGGAAGAAGACAAGAGTAAACTCACATGTACGCATTGTGGGGGAAAGAAGCATACCAAGGAAACTTGCTTCTTAATCCATGGATATCCCGAATGGTGGGAAGATATGAAGAAGGCAAGGGCAAATCGAAGTTCGAATCGGGGAGGAGGTGGAGGCCGGGCAGCCATGGCCATTGGGGAGCGAGCTACCTACACCGAGAATCGGTGGCTAGAGCACGGTCTGAAGGTAATAGACCGGAAATTAACATCGCCGGAAGCCAAACGACGGCGGCTGAGGTGCCCACCGGTGGGAATGTCGGCGCTAGTGTTTCGAAGGGGATGGGGGTGA